In Stigmatopora nigra isolate UIUO_SnigA chromosome 5, RoL_Snig_1.1, whole genome shotgun sequence, the genomic window CACATCCAAAAACAAAGCTAACTGACTTTGACTGAAATACAATCCAGTCTGACATATACACGGGGGTTAATTACTGGAacattcaagtaagttttggcCCACACCCTTAACAAATCTTGCAGGGATATTTGAATGTCGTGACAAGATGACAGTCTACGTAGGCTTGCCAAGGATAAGAGTGTGATAATAAGAGATCAAACAGGCGTCGGACCAGTTTGTCTAGTCCGCACATGTCTGCGAGTCATTTATTCACTGACGCTAACCAGTTTAGAGGCCAAATATGCCCCTAGCTCACTTCACAGAGCATGTTTGCGTATTACATTTACTGCTTTCTCAAACAGCCTTCAGTTGAGATTAGAAAATCTGTTATGACCACCGGTCTTTAGCTACTTAatgaattgaatggaatgcttTTTCTGTCATTGTACAAGCAAAATGAGATTTAAACTTTCAccgcaaagtgcacaaataacgaCAACAAACAAAGAGCCAATAAAtcgataaataatcactaaataagtggtcacatattAAGTAGTCAACTACAAGTAGTACTATGAGTACTGAAGTGCAGAAATAAcaacaagaaacaaacaaacagataaataatcaataaataatccttttcattcattgattcattttctgaagatcTTTATGCTGATTATGTcaggttgcggggggtgctggagcctattccagctgatttcgggccagaggcggggaacaccctgagattgatggccagccaatcacaatcaCAGCGTACAAGGACATGGACATCCATTCACGCtgacactcatacttagggacaatttagattgtccaaccagcctaatatgcatatttttgggaatgtgggggTAAattagagtacccagagaaaacccacgaaggcccggggagaacatgcaaactccacacaggtggactggccTTAATGTGATTTAGATTTTCCAACCAGCCtaatgtgcatatttttggaaatgtgggagtaaaccggagtacccaaagaaaacccacgatggcccggggagaacatgcaaactccacacaggtggactgaccttaATTTGAACACAAAACCCCAAAACAGTGAGGCctgcacgctaaccactcacccaccgggcaaccatcaataaataataacaataacaataaataaataaatgataagtaATAAATACTGCAAACAACAGTGAAGGGTTAACACGACGAATTGAGCGGGAGATAGATTCCAAATGTGCACACAATTCCAATTAAATGGAGGACTGATTCAAAAACATGctgtggagtaaaaaaaaagaaaaaaaagtaaaaagagaCCACGGGGAGCTGTTCACATGTTGAGGAAGAAAGCAACGTAAATACACTCCAGGGAAATAAGCAACTGAAACAACAAAAGTGTCcagatagacacacacacacacattacaacTGTTACATTTATAGGAAAGCTACAAGAATTTGCTGGCGCCAGCAAACACATAGCATATGCCAGATTGGACGTGGCAGATTAGTGTGGCAACTTCATCGCAAGCCTATAAGGTGATTGGACACCACCGGTGGGGGTGAAGACATTTTTAGCAAAGCAAATTGTACACGTGTACGTTTAATGGTAAATGTTTAATAGAAACAGTAGCGGTGTACCGCTACTTCTTGATTTAACACTTGCAGGACATTTATGTACTACGTTTGTATGTTAAAATGTTAAGTTTCATCACGCTGAGGAAATGTCAAAAGCAGGTTCCTGTGGAATGAAATACAAACTTGCGCCAGTAACTAAAATGTTGCACCATAAGAAGAAATCCAGAAGGGGCTTTGTCCATTTTGTGTGGTGTCAGAGAACATATTGCACATTTACAAGGGTTGACAGGCACTATTGGTCAAGTACCAGAATGGAGATTAGTCAAGAACCCTTTAATGGTTTATACTTTTAAGACCTACATGAGAGCAGCTTCCTGCGGCCCCAACCACTCACACTGAGAAAGCATTACTCCACCCACAAACCAAATGCCAGGCAACATAAAAATGGCTCACGTTTAACAATGAGAAACAACTTTAAATGAAAACGCATTTTAGATTGATGCATAGTTATCGTTATGACACCCACACCCTTCATTTGAGctgtcatttttattaaaacgGGACTTTTGTGCAGCCTAGTCATGCAATTAAAAATTTTCCCGGCCTTCAAAATGTCCCTAAACGTCAAACAAATACGTAGTTTGCATATTTTTGATGCCACTAATGCTAATTAACTaattttgatttgaatttgTATTATTCTCACCCACTGATGTGTactagtaataataggggtgatcctactgtGAGGATTTTCGATTATCCGTTAAAAATCGTGGGATTAATGAAATTAACTTTTCCACCCATCTAAGCCACTATACTTCAAACTTTACACTTAAACAGAGTTGTGCACgttctgaaattaaaaaaaaagatgtattggGGTATTTATAGAccgaaatataaaaaaaaaaggctataaAAAGCTATTAACGTGCAACCTTTTTGTATCCATGACTGTAAACCTTCACCACACATATTTGCTTAAAGACCCACATTAAAAGAAACAGGTGTGCAATATACTAAATCAATTTCTGTCCATCAAGCAAAAATGTGAAGGGACAAAGTTGGACTAATTATAGACTTGACAGTTGCAAATGCCTGCTTGGAAATTTTCCTGGCTAAACTTTTAATCCAAGTCAACCTGTGACAAGAAATGCTAAGTAAAGAGTTGTAGTTTGTCACATGACTTTTATATCAGTCACTGGCGGGGGGCTGAGGTTGCACAATTTTATGGCACATGACATTTGCCAAGTCAGCAACTCTTAACTCTGTATAGGGTATTCATTTCTCttagtggctgccattgacagtgctagacgtccaatccattttgacatctgtcaccgtcaatggcactaagaCATCAGCAtgctctttctattttccacGGGCCGGCCAATGGGGTGATAGcaactatttattattattatcattataataaTTACTGGGTGGCACGGTGGATAgaggtggttagcgtgtcggcctcacagctctggggtcctgggttcaaatccaggtcacatccacctgtgtggagtttccatgttctccctgggcctgtgtgggtttcctctgggttatctggtttcctcccacgttccacaaacatgcatggtaggctgattggacactaaattaccCCTAAATATGGGTGtacggagtcagctgggataggttccagcacccccgtgacccttgtgaggataaaacggttcagaaaatgagatgagattattataacaacttttctcaatTCAAGTAGGAGcaaaattgaaaacattaacatttattaCTCTGACGGACCGGCACCAGGTGACTCATGGACCAGTACCGGCCCACGGGCCGGTGGTTGAAGACCAGTGATGTAGACTACTACATTTATTTACAACCAAAGTTAATATTGTAGCCGATATAACCCAAAATGtgtagtacatacatatatagactcCACCTTtcagtcaagtttttttttaaccccccctcccaaaaaaagtcACTCTCCTAAAAAGGGTTAATTGGTGACTTTTAACTCGCGCCTGCCAGCTGCCAAGACCAAAAATGCATGAGAAAACACCCTCATTCACAGTATTACCAACGGAATCCGATACAATGAGCATTTTGTTTATCCGTTATCTAGCCTCCAACTTAGGGGATAATACAGTTAATAATCGGCTTGCTTAAACTGTTGGAGCCAAGCTGTGGTTATACACTGACAGGGCAGTTTTGTCatgaatggggggggggggggggagaagagATCGGAAATGTTAGATGGTAATGCTTAACCATCTTTACTAAGCGTAAACAAGGCGAACGGATGATATAGTTTCATCCATGAAATGACACTTTCTTAGAAATTTCCAACAGGGAGACAGTTCGAGCCCGATTCTGTTATTCAAGCTCCATTTTGGGGTGACGAACTAGTGCCCCGCTCGGCGTAGGTGGAAATGTATTTGTCGAAGTGACATATGGCTCTGGATTCATCCGCCGCCGGGGCGATTGGTTATCGATCAGACGTTTGATAACGCATCGATGGAAAATGGACATTCGGCGAGCAAAACATTGATAAACAAAGACAGTTGCTCCAAAAACACACAGTAATAAATAGATTCGGCGACATTATAAATGAAAGACCAAACTTACCACTTGGACTTCCGCTGTTTTTTGACACTCTTTGGGACCGGAAGACgcattcctgattttccccgaCTCCCCTAAATGCCGCACATGGGGAATAAAAAGCCCCTTAAACACAAAGAAGAGCAACGGCTCCCGTGTTTATCTCTTAAAAGTAAACAGCTTGCATGTGACTGCATGGTATCTACCACGACCTTCAGCTTTGGCGTGTAATTGTGTTTTCGGAGATTGTCGATGTGAGCGCCCGGATCGTGGACGCGCACCCACGTCGACACACGGAGGCGTGTGAGGGGGGGCGTGGGATGGTCTCGTTGGCCTGCACAACTCAGGCCATTGGTTGACAAACAGCAATCAAATGCAAATTCCTAACCTCTGAATCAGCAGGGGCCCACCCCCTCGGTCGGTCgtcacccccaccccctcgcTCGTTCTTCAATGCAGCGGTGGCAACTAAACGGGAAGGGTGGGTGGTTTGGGGGGAGTGTACTGGGGGGCGCTCCGGCATGTATACGCTCTCTGTgagcaaaacaaataaatgaaaaattgtaGAAAATTCCAAAAGCTGCTAATGATGGAGCGGTTTAAGAGTGAGATTCGTTAATTCTTTCACTGCCAGTTGAAGTCACAGTATAGTACtactatatttttgggggggatgtaAGTCACTGTAGCCCAgggttattttttattattttttttattgttgttgttttgaagtcTGGTGGATGAGTGCTTAGCATATGGGTGGCCAAATCCGGTCCATCAAGAGCCCCGATCCGGGTTGTTTTCTATATCTCCATCCCTCCACcaatacacctgaatcaaataatctggatcagtATCAAGCTTCTTTCTGGACagtttgctgatgagttgatcatttgattcagctgTGGTAGAgtagggagatatggaaaacagactggatcggGGCTCTCGATGGACCGGATTTGGTCACCCATGGCTTAGTGCAAAAGCCtgacagttctgaggtcgaatCCAGGTCATTTCACCTGTTCTTCCAGGGCCTGCAAAATCagtatatttgttcaaaaactGGAACATTATGTTACACAGAATACATATAGAATACACAATGTATATTCTGTTTAAAGTCAACCACTTCAGTGGCTATCTGGAGTTATGGATAGTCTTGAGGGcctgtaaatacaaaatatgtgaATTGATATGCATTTATTGCAGATTTGTAACTGTAGGGCAAAGAGcagaatgcaaaatatcaaactaCTTATCTTGTGTAAACAGGAGAAGATTTAATagtatttaaataaatcaacCTGCAATTTTTCCTTCAAGCAAAAgattgtcaaattttaaaacatgtaagcactaagatttttttgtcctttttcttcttcaaaatcATATCAACTATTAACTAGTTTAGGCCTTTATTTCTGACAAATTGCAACACCGATAGTTTGTGTTCAATTTGGTAAAAGGCGATGCAGTTCTACAGATTGTATACAGTGATTACCATGGGGGAACAACGCTTTTGTTATTTTAGGTGTCACAGTTGtgcataatttgttttttgggggggggggcagagacAGAAACAGAGTATTTCAAATCATGggttcttgtttttctttgtaaaaacactGCATTTAGCATACAAGTTTGTTTTCCAAAAAGTGTGCAAAAATTCGCATATCATGAAATAGGCATGACGCCAATGTATATTTAACACAAATATGATTTAACAAAAGATATGGCTAATTTTGTGCATGTGGCAAATCCCTATTTGAAGGAACCGTGGAGAAAATGTACTGGCcgagaaacaaaataaaataaaattttcaaAAGCTGTCAGAGTTAAAGcaaatgttttatgtttattattattttgcccTGTTGTTTCTGTcaattgtatttaaacacccagGACTCAATGATCTTTAGTATCATTTGTTAAGCTTTTTCACAACACGTCTCAGTAAGTCaaattttggagagaaaaaaaatcatattttttctctaGGGCTAGGATAttgctttcttaaaaaaatatgcggTATCATTCAAAATGCTAGTGCTGATACTCTTattatttgataaaaataatGGTACTTACATGAAAACTATCTCCAGATAGTACATCCAATCAAACATCTTAAGTATACGTACATCATAACTATTGTAGGATTCTTTCTGTGGGCATTTCTGACCTCTAGTGGACACAAGCAAAATTACAGTTTTGCTAAAATCCGTGCCCAatttaaagttaaaatgaaGTGCATTGAAGTAATGTTTATTAAGCACCTTTTCAGACATTATTCTCATGCAcaattcaaaaaagaaaagaaaattatacACATATGGCTTCAAAAGTAATAACATTTGCAATAATCCTTTGATTAAAGAGCACCATAGTAAAGACAGATAAGAACATACACACTCGCGTGTGTAAAACTGCCACACTTAAAGACCGTCATAATCTAGATTTTGGCACACAATTACTATCTACAGTACAATTGGCTACAGATGTCGAATAAAGATTTACACAAAGCGAAATGCCAACATGACATTCAAGAATGACAAAAAGTATCCAAGCCTGAGAAATTAGATTTTATACAAACTTTGGTTGTTGGCAAAGAAATGCCAACACGTTTAAAGAAGAGAATGTGGGACtatttgttttcttaaaaacaacCTGGATGTGTTACTAAATAAAGTCTAGTAAAGTACAAATGGTGATAATGAATTGCTTTCCTAAGGCAGaagtgatgcattttttttgccaacatAACGAAGAAAGGGCAACATTTATATTTCTAAACTACTTGATTGGACCTGATATAGTGTAAACACATTCTACTTTATTCTACAGCAAGGCGTGAAACATTTAACCAATAGCCATGCactaaatacagtacatttttaatCCTACTACTTACTAgtaaattattgttgttttcaacACCCCCAACACCACAAACTGAATAACAATGTTACCATATCAACAttcaaaaacatatttgaataAATTGTAAGCATTGGTGACCGAGAATGAGAAGCTCCattattcagtttttcaaaAGAAAGGATGGAAGTGAACACATCTTATCCAATTCATTTCTTAATCAAAATGAGTAATAATTTGATTATTAGATAAGTAAAATCATCCTTAGTTACAGATCTCGTCTTAAGTGCTTATGACgttttttataattataaataaatgcaCAACGTGAACATTTTACTATTAAATCATGGAAATTTGTGGTCATAGATGACCAGATTTATCCAAGTAGATATTTGGGGGATTTTATCATGCAACCCATCAGGTAAGTGGATACGTTGACAATTAGAGAGGGactaaaaagttttttaaaaagagtTCTGTCAATTTAAGACACCCTCTCAACCTGGCAACTCCCACCGAAAGAAGCCAAAAAGCtatgaaaatgacaaaagtgaACATGCTTCACATTAAACTCACTCTAATCCCACTATAATGATAAGCACACTATGATAATTCCAAATTACTTCCCTTTTAGATGTACGTTGTGCTAAAATACAGCAGGACATTGGCTGACTTTGTATGTCCAAACTGCAAAATATCGTGATGACATTCAAGTCTACTTTTCCGCTATTTGGCAACTCCTGCTTAGTATTTAAAGGCCAGGCAGGTAAAAAAGAGGACCCTTCTCAACTTCTTTGGTCCAAATAGGCTGACAACAGAAGTGCAGGAGGCAGAAAGTCCTCCTGTTTGTTCATCACTTCGGTCTGACGAGACCCTTTCAAGTTTCTACCTGAGGGATCAAAAGATGCTCTAAAAGAAGCCTTGTCGAAcctatttttttaggatttattGACCTTTCTCAGCTCACAAATCGcttttattactgtattttgcgCACTATAAAGCGCAATTTCAATGAATGCCCCATTTTAAAACTTGTTTCCTATATAAGACGCACCGGATTGTAAAACGCAGTAGTAtttgtggtggtagtagtagtagtagaaaggGGTtatgttatacatccactagattgAGCTGTGGTAGTAGTTaggagttgtgttatacatcaactagatggaggcCAGTTTAAGTTTAAtgcaatattgatccatatatatggcgcattggattataaagTGCACTAGTGGCTATTGTTAAAATTGTCTTTTagttgtgccttatagtgcggcaaatacggtaaatgtttaTCTTTCATGGTGGGTTTATCAGTCACAAACTACATTGCTTATCACCAAACTTTTTGGGCCGGGGGCCATATTAACTTTAAACATTTgagagatgggccgggtcagtacaagatacgttacatataaaaaagtgcatccgttaaaaaaataccacaaataaaagaggaaaaactttTTTCCCTCGAGTTGTTTATATTGTAGGTCACAATGATTTGGAAATGCTGAGAAATGATTCACCCCATTTGAATTTTGAATATGTCAGAAAAAATCTGGCATTGTGTGGATGGTTTTCTATTCATTGTCagtagaaaaatgaaaaagtcatACTCACTTGCAGACACGAGGTCCATGTACTGGCAGACGGCATGAAGAAGCAGCCTTTCAAAGCTGCcacaaacaagaaaataaatgtcacAGTGAGTCGCTTGCAGAACTTGTACACAAAAGCTAGTTAGCTACCTGCTTGAGAGAATGGCTGTGTAAACTGAATGAGGTTGAGAGAGGAAGAAGCTCAGAAGTCTTTCCTCGAGCACTTCAAGAGTTCCCTGCAAGGATCGATGTAATTTTTCtgtcttgcttttattttttgcatcatttaTAGCACACTCACAACAGGGATTTGTTTCCGTCTCAGAGTTGATCGCAGTCTTCGGTCAATTCTCTGGAAACATTCCTGAGCTGTAAAGGCAGGATGTACTGTGGAAAGACAAACAAGTGGCATTTAAAACACAATGAATCAACTTGTTTCTTTCAGTAGTTAAGAAAGTTAAGAACAAAAATTAAGAACATTTTCAACAGGACTAGAGAATtgaagcattatttttttcctgacttcAGGTGTATTTTGGTGTACTTATCAAACATGATACTTCTATAATTGATTCATTTAAAGAATTATTGCTGTGAAAAGCATGTATGTTATCAAACAGACGTAGTCATatgaaaatacacaatgaagcattacaaaataatttaatgacTATATATATTAGTGACCTCAGCGTCCCCAATCATTTTCAGTAAACCTGGATAAATGTCGAGCAATCTCTGTAATAATTGAAAACACAATATTACTGGTGAAATATGTTCAAAAAGGCTAAAGAATCAGAGGGaacattgaataaaaattaCCATTCCTCTGGTCTTTAAGAAGACAATTGGCAAATTTCTTGTTGGCCACATCCTTCTCGAGCAAAGACAAAAGTCTCTCCTGCTCTTCTCCTGAACAATTCATGAAGTCATTCCATgtctgaaaagaagaaaaatatcagTCAGTTAATACATTTGATACCAAGTGAACTAATCCAACAGTAAGTAgtattagaaaaacaaaaagcaaaggcACAATTCAACAGTTAATAGACtgccattaaaaaaggaaacacaGATCACAATAAACAGAGAGGAAACATGAATCTATACAATTCAAGGATGTAACGAGTGGATATCCACCTCAATGTAATTGTCATTGGTGCAGGCTTCTGTGAAAATGGACGGGATTGCTGGAGTGCTGCATACTTCCAGTTCATCTTTGAGACAGTCATCATCCTTCTCCAGAAGATTGGCAAGAAAgcgtgctgtttttttttttaaggacaaaatgaaatgaaaggaaaataaacccaaataTAGTTCTTAATCG contains:
- the r3hdm4 gene encoding R3H domain-containing protein 4; the protein is MVVLTQQNEDQDYILIEERKCTSLPNSPSKRACPNKKKQFYINQAIRNSDLTPRAKGKKSLRRQENTRFLANLLEKDDDCLKDELEVCSTPAIPSIFTEACTNDNYIETWNDFMNCSGEEQERLLSLLEKDVANKKFANCLLKDQRNVHPAFTAQECFQRIDRRLRSTLRRKQIPVGTLEVLEERLLSFFLSQPHSVYTAILSSSFERLLLHAVCQYMDLVSASRNLKGSRQTEVMNKQEDFLPPALLLSAYLDQRS